In the genome of Magnolia sinica isolate HGM2019 chromosome 2, MsV1, whole genome shotgun sequence, one region contains:
- the LOC131236541 gene encoding scarecrow-like protein 1, giving the protein MSLVRSVDSSTSYGESNIYSLKGNIDGTGLSTQIFCSDKRKFKYGPESFCHEIYSKQYPHSSPEEYPSQQIGSLHQSNSSFSSPVFCPQGPTSYRLMATSGSSVTTQNEYNYFATTQDSLPLMFTDNSAQTLSSSDSPENGMDYGEDEIRLKLQNLERELLDDNDDDMFELDQCIGIDGEWAESVKNLLIPNSPKESSSSDSNLSSISSSKDMPVVPISSPHSSRNLTPKQLLFECAAAMSEGNLEEASTLITSLRHMVSIHGDPPQRIAAYMVEGLAARMAASGHGLYKALKCKEPPTTDQLSAMQILFEICPCFKFGFMAANGAIAEAFKDEERVHIIDFDINQGSQYITLIQALSTRQCKPPHVRITGVDDPESVQRSVGGLNIIGQRLEKLAELVGVPFEFRAIAAKTGDVTPSILECRSGEALIVNFAFQLHHMPDESVSTVNERDQLLRMVKSMEPKLVTVVEQDMNTNTAPFFPRFVEAYNYYSAVFESLDVTLPRESPDRINVERHCLARDIVNIVACEGAERIERYEVAGKWRARMMMAGFVPCPLSAYVNGAIRSLLLKSYCDRYKVKEEGGALYFGWEGKNLIVASAWR; this is encoded by the coding sequence ATGTCTTTAGTCAGGTCTGTGGATTCTTCCACCTCATATGGCGAGTCCAACATCTATTCACTTAAAGGCAACATTGATGGCACTGGTCTATCCACTCAAATATTTTGCTCCGATAAGCGTAAATTCAAGTATGGCCCTGAATCCTTTTGCCATGAGATTTATAGCAAGCAGTACCCTCATTCTTCCCCAGAAGAATATCCGAGTCAACAGATTGGCTCACTTCACCAATCTAACTCCAGCTTTTCCAGCCCTGTATTTTGCCCTCAAGGTCCAACATCCTACCGGCTGATGGCTACTTCAGGATCCTCTGTCACTACACAAAATGAATATAATTATTTTGCCACAACCCAGGATTCGCTTCCGTTAATGTTCACCGACAACTCTGCACAGACCCTTTCTTCATCAGATAGCCCAGAGAATGGAATGGACTATGGTGAAGATGAAATCAGGTTGAAGCTTCAAAATCTTGAGAGAGAGCTGCTGGATGATAATGATGACGACATGTTCGAATTGGACCAATGCATAGGTATTGATGGTGAATGGGCGGAATCTGTCAAGAATCTTCTTATCCCCAACTCACCAAAGGAATCTTCATCCTCAGACTCGAACCTCAGCAGCATCAGCAGCAGTAAAGATATGCCTGTTGTACCCATATCCAGCCCTCACTCATCCAGAAATCTAACTCCGAAGCAGCTGCTCTTTGAATGTGCAGCTGCAATGTCAGAAGGGAACCTGGAGGAAGCATCAACCCTTATAACAAGCCTCAGACACATGGTCTCAATCCATGGGGATCCACCTCAACGGATTGCTGCCTACATGGTGGAAGGCCTTGCTGCTCGGATGGCTGCCTCAGGCCATGGCCTTTACAAGGCTCTGAAATGCAAAGAGCCGCCCACTACGGATCAGCTCTCAGCCATGCAGATCCTCTTCGAAATCTGCCCATGTTTCAAGTTCGGGTTCATGGCAGCCAATGGTGCGATAGCTGAAGCATTCAAGGATGAAGAGAGAGTGCACATCATAGATTTCGACATAAACCAAGGAAGCCAATACATTACACTTATACAAGCTCTTTCAACTCGGCAATGTAAGCCACCCCATGTGAGGATAACAGGAGTTGATGACCCCGAGTCGGTGCAACGCTCAGTTGGTGGCTTGAACATCATTGGGCAGCGTCTCGAGAAGCTTGCAGAGTTAGTTGGGGTGCCTTTTGAATTTCGAGCAATTGCTGCCAAGACAGGAGATGTCACACCATCAATACTAGAATGCCGGTCAGGTGAAGCACTCATTGTTAACTTTGCCTTCCAGCTTCATCACATGCCAGATGAGAGTGTCTCAACAGTGAACGAGCGGGACCAACTCCTCCGCATGGTTAAGAGCATGGAACCGAAGCTGGTGACGGTCGTTGAGCAAGATATGAATACTAACACAGCTCCGTTCTTTCCAAGGTTTGTGGAGGCCTACAATTACTACTCAGCTGTGTTTGAGTCGCTCGATGTGACACTCCCCAGGGAGAGCCCGGACAGGATAAATGTTGAGAGGCACTGCCTTGCACGCGATATTGTCAATATTGTAGCGTGCGAGGGGGCGGAGAGGATAGAGAGATACGAGGTGGCGGGGAAGTGGAGGGCGAGGATGATGATGGCTGGGTTTGTTCCTTGCCCGTTGAGTGCATATGTGAATGGTGCGATTCGATCACTGCTGTTAAAATCATACTGTGACAGGTACAAGGTGAAAGAAGAAGGTGGGGCCCTCTACTTTGGGTGGGAGGGCAAGAACTTGATTGTTGCTTCAGCATGGAGATAG